A genomic window from Lineus longissimus chromosome 17, tnLinLong1.2, whole genome shotgun sequence includes:
- the LOC135501149 gene encoding fibronectin type III domain-containing protein 1-like isoform X1 — MSSETQKLNWLGNDYFVSLMLANEHSHSALEMLVDDLHTDKERTISQFLCHSGSEDFLWGLIRLLGDSSSRVAGNSAYIIGTLAESEFGCYRVLSLITTSQKKTDGRRVLDDLTKMLAFDDAESVMNAAGTIGTLAETHEGRQWMMGESCLIQMIDNITHLLINDNIWTASNAALVLARVTIAEEGCFKLLEHSESQSILSQLIQSLGVDEAGRGMNAAFAIGRLCDMDIGRTRLLGMLESEKMITSLAKMLSCSDLGASKNACFAISCLATTPEGHARLLNNIYADDVIKTLGKLLPSEDNETGWFAAMTLRTVASQPRGCMKLRDNGEVVKALKLIIGDQKTNSDLKEEAKATLEILKRLEKPLPPNIEVKGPHVVEASWSEVTTRGNFPVRYQLYEGEKVVYYDREPHATVKGLQPFSQYSFKIRAITEGDESPLSETITITTEESVPGPPTHLRMAGSTTTQLKVVWEPPDVPNGILKGYYVYQGRQLVESTYELSSIITGLQPSTSYEIQVCASTAKGKGPKSIVCGTTSELGAHAPDKPTVTVLGRNEVHVLWSPPENPIGKINRYDLTVNGKNVYSGTDLSYTVRRLNPDTEYAFVVSALTNEGRCDSKPTKKKTSKDEYDDGNRQPLYPQPKKEKESPPRQKSAKRRKSSVSNLAENKELLRRNSAQGKFLYNHRQSISEEAEKVVNKAGPRPPSSGGSSTSHQRRSSIPKEDRSERLASAKSTKSISESVTPSTIQLPPPVPSPHHIDYTAPQYPPHQRLHPSFQEPLQPIQFNREGSSMTAAPGIMSIKISVKNTGSRKKTCVTIGDRTTESSKSTSRVKKRSTSDIELTRSMTTLNLGLKTQQGIHHKKYLDPVTADLKNKRNGQILQLNPDMAHRTNTFIGSHRPNSKKGSKSDRIPPKQLTPPGIPTPPPGLNWQPKFPAPPMTFNNNAKFVPMQFRTQPANLPSTLRRELTSVGVYDKAPGLKKIDAVTRSNTQADMSRSNYESEQRYAVGNQKVTSGKPSSSASSRKHPSQLYTSKTQGNLYAERQFPAQPAASSHPQTANLQSAR; from the exons ATGTCGTCCGAAACACAGAAGTTAAATTGGTTGGGAAATGACTATTTTGTGTCCCTAATGCTTGCGAATGAACATTCGCATTCTGCTCTCGAAATGTTGGTAGACGATCTCCACACGGATAAAGAGAGAACGATCAGTCAATTTCTTTGTCATTCCGGCTCCGAAGACTTTCTATGGGGACTCATCAGACTCCTTGGAGACAGCAGTTCACG AGTTGCTGGAAACTCCGCTTACATCATTGGAACCTTAGCCGAGAGCGAGTTCGGGTGCTACAGGGTTCTCTCCCTCATCACAACAAGTCAAAAGAAGACAGATGGGCGTCGGGTGCTTGACGATCTGACTAAGATGCTGGCGTTTGATGATGCAGAAAGTGTTATGAATGCAGCAGGAACAATTGGAACTTTG GCTGAGACGCATGAAGGCCGCCAGTGGATGATGGGGGAATCGTGCCTCATTCAAATGATAGATAACATAACTCACTTATTGATTAACGACAACATTTGGACAGCTAGTAATGCAGCTCTTGTCCTAGCAAG GGTAACGATAGCAGAGGAGGGCTGCTTCAAGTTGTTAGAACACAGCGAATCACAGAGCATTCTATCTCAGTTGATACAATCGTTAGGGGTGGATGAGGCTG GGCGGGGCATGAATGCTGCGTTTGCCATTGGTCGTTTGTGTGACATGGACATTGGACGGACACGGTTATTAGGAATgctcgaatctgaaaaaatg ATCACATCACTTGCTAAGATGTTGTCATGCAGTGATTTAGGTGCTAGTAAAAATGCATGTTTTGCCATAAGCTGTTTGGCGACGACGCCGGAGGGGCATGCGCGCTTATTAAACAATATCTATGCCGACGATGTGATAAAGACGTTAGGGAAACTGCTGCCGTCTGAGGACAATGAAACAGGATGGTTTGCGGCAAT GACATTACGTACGGTAGCTAGTCAGCCTAGAGGTTGTATGAAGCTCAgggataatggtgaagttgtgAAAGCATTAAAG TTGATTATAGGAGACCAGAAAACAAACAGTGATCTGAAAGAGGAAGCTAAAGCCACATTAGAAATACTCAAAAGACTAGAGAAACCTCTACCTCCTAATATTGAAGTGAAAGGGCCTCATGTGGTGGAGGCAAGTTGGTCTGAAGTCACAACCCGGGGGAACTTCCCTGTCAGGTATCAGCTTTATGAAG GTGAAAAAGTAGTTTATTATGACCGTGAACCCCATGCGACTGTAAAAGGCCTTCAGCCATTTTCTCAATATTCATTCAAAATCCGTGCCATAACCGAGGGAGACGAAAGCCCCCTGAGCGAGACGATAACGATCACGACGGAGGAATCAG TACCTGGACCTCCGACCCACCTACGAATGGCTGGCTCAACAACCACCCAACTCAAAGTAGTCTGGGAGCCCCCTGATGTCCCCAATGGTATATTGAAAGGGTATTACGTTTATCAGGGACGACAATTGGTAGAATCTACATATGAGTTGAGTTCAATTATAACGGGGCTCCAACCAAGTACATCTTATGAGATTCAG GTCTGTGCTTCCACTGCTAAGGGCAAGGGGCCGAAGTCAATTGTTTGTGGAACAACGTCAGAACTAGGTGCTCATGCCCCGGATAAACCCACAGTCACTGTCCTCGGAAGAAACGAGGTTCATGTTTTATGGAGCCCTCCTGAAAACCCCATCGGGAAGATAAACCGGTACGACTTGACGGTTAATGGGAAAAACGTCTACTCAGGAACTGATCTCAGTTATACAGTGCGGCGTTTGAACCCGGATAcagaatatgcatttgttgtgaGCGCTCTCACCAACGAGGGGAGGTGTGATAGTAAACCAACCAAGAAGAAGACGAGTAAAGATGAAT ATGATGATGGTAATCGACAACCTCTCTATCCCCAACCAAAGAAAGAGAAGGAGTCTCCACCGAGACAGAAATCGGCAAAACGCAGAAAATCAAGTGTATCAAATTTAGCTGAGAATAAAGAATTGTTGCGGCGGAATTCTGCTCAGGGAAAG TTCCTGTACAATCAT CGACAGTCGATATCTGAAGAAGCAGAGAAGGTGGTGAATAAAGCCGGACCGCGGCCACCATCATCAGGAGGTTCCAGTACCAGCCACCAGAGGCGATCGAGTATACCAAAGGAAGACAGATCTGAG AGACTTGCAAGTGCCAAGTCAACCAAATCGATCTCAGAGTCCGTGACTCCTTCAACTATCCAGCTGCCTCCACCGGTGCCGTCCCCACATCACATTGACTACACAGCTCCACAGTATCCACCTCACCAGCGCCTCCACCCGTCATTCCAGGAACCGTTGCAGCCGATCCAGTTTAACAG GGAAGGATCATCCATGACGGCTGCCCCTGGTATTATGTCAATTAAGATCTCAGTCAAAAACACTGGGAGTAGGAAAAAGACCTGTGTTACCATCGGTGATCGCACGACAGAATCCTCTAAATCTACTTCTCGAGTGAAAAAACG GAGTACCAGTGACATAGAACTCACCCGAAGCATGACAACACTCAACCTAGGTTTAAAAACACAACAAGGAATTCATCATAAAAAGTACCTTGACCCCGTGACCGCTGATTTAAAGAATAAACGAAACGGTCAGATCTTACAGCTGAATCCAGACATGGCTCATAGGACGAATACGTTTATAGGCAGTCATAG ACCGAACTCAAAGAAGGGATCTAAGAGCGACCGAATCCCACCAAAACAACTCACACCCCCTGGTATTCCAACACCTCCTCCTGGGTTGAACTGGCAGCCAAAGTTTCCTGCACCTCCCATGACGTTTAACAACAACGCCAAGTTTGTGCCGATGCAGTTCCGAACACAACCTGCCAATTTACCCAGTACCCTGAGGCGGGAGCTCACAAGCGTTGGAGTCTATGATAAAG CACCTGGTCTGAAGAAAATTGATGCAGTGACTAGAAGTAATACTCAAGCTGATATGAGTCGGTCTAACTATGAGAGTGAACAGAGATATGCTGTCGGAAATCAGAAAGTGACATCGGGAAAACc GTCGTCTAGTGCTTCATCGAGGAAACATCCAAGCCAGCTGTATACGTCGAAGACTCAAGGGAATCTTTACGCTGAACGTCAGTTTCCGGCACAACCTGCTGCAAGTTCACATCCACAGACAGCAAATTTACAAAGTGCCAGATAA
- the LOC135501149 gene encoding uncharacterized protein LOC135501149 isoform X2 has protein sequence MSSETQKLNWLGNDYFVSLMLANEHSHSALEMLVDDLHTDKERTISQFLCHSGSEDFLWGLIRLLGDSSSRVAGNSAYIIGTLAESEFGCYRVLSLITTSQKKTDGRRVLDDLTKMLAFDDAESVMNAAGTIGTLAETHEGRQWMMGESCLIQMIDNITHLLINDNIWTASNAALVLARVTIAEEGCFKLLEHSESQSILSQLIQSLGVDEAGRGMNAAFAIGRLCDMDIGRTRLLGMLESEKMITSLAKMLSCSDLGASKNACFAISCLATTPEGHARLLNNIYADDVIKTLGKLLPSEDNETGWFAAMTLRTVASQPRGCMKLRDNGEVVKALKLIIGDQKTNSDLKEEAKATLEILKRLEKPLPPNIEVKGPHVVEASWSEVTTRGNFPVRYQLYEGEKVVYYDREPHATVKGLQPFSQYSFKIRAITEGDESPLSETITITTEESVPGPPTHLRMAGSTTTQLKVVWEPPDVPNGILKGYYVYQGRQLVESTYELSSIITGLQPSTSYEIQVCASTAKGKGPKSIVCGTTSELGAHAPDKPTVTVLGRNEVHVLWSPPENPIGKINRYDLTVNGKNVYSGTDLSYTVRRLNPDTEYAFVVSALTNEGRCDSKPTKKKTSKDEYDDGNRQPLYPQPKKEKESPPRQKSAKRRKSSVSNLAENKELLRRNSAQGKRQSISEEAEKVVNKAGPRPPSSGGSSTSHQRRSSIPKEDRSERLASAKSTKSISESVTPSTIQLPPPVPSPHHIDYTAPQYPPHQRLHPSFQEPLQPIQFNREGSSMTAAPGIMSIKISVKNTGSRKKTCVTIGDRTTESSKSTSRVKKRSTSDIELTRSMTTLNLGLKTQQGIHHKKYLDPVTADLKNKRNGQILQLNPDMAHRTNTFIGSHRPNSKKGSKSDRIPPKQLTPPGIPTPPPGLNWQPKFPAPPMTFNNNAKFVPMQFRTQPANLPSTLRRELTSVGVYDKAPGLKKIDAVTRSNTQADMSRSNYESEQRYAVGNQKVTSGKPSSSASSRKHPSQLYTSKTQGNLYAERQFPAQPAASSHPQTANLQSAR, from the exons ATGTCGTCCGAAACACAGAAGTTAAATTGGTTGGGAAATGACTATTTTGTGTCCCTAATGCTTGCGAATGAACATTCGCATTCTGCTCTCGAAATGTTGGTAGACGATCTCCACACGGATAAAGAGAGAACGATCAGTCAATTTCTTTGTCATTCCGGCTCCGAAGACTTTCTATGGGGACTCATCAGACTCCTTGGAGACAGCAGTTCACG AGTTGCTGGAAACTCCGCTTACATCATTGGAACCTTAGCCGAGAGCGAGTTCGGGTGCTACAGGGTTCTCTCCCTCATCACAACAAGTCAAAAGAAGACAGATGGGCGTCGGGTGCTTGACGATCTGACTAAGATGCTGGCGTTTGATGATGCAGAAAGTGTTATGAATGCAGCAGGAACAATTGGAACTTTG GCTGAGACGCATGAAGGCCGCCAGTGGATGATGGGGGAATCGTGCCTCATTCAAATGATAGATAACATAACTCACTTATTGATTAACGACAACATTTGGACAGCTAGTAATGCAGCTCTTGTCCTAGCAAG GGTAACGATAGCAGAGGAGGGCTGCTTCAAGTTGTTAGAACACAGCGAATCACAGAGCATTCTATCTCAGTTGATACAATCGTTAGGGGTGGATGAGGCTG GGCGGGGCATGAATGCTGCGTTTGCCATTGGTCGTTTGTGTGACATGGACATTGGACGGACACGGTTATTAGGAATgctcgaatctgaaaaaatg ATCACATCACTTGCTAAGATGTTGTCATGCAGTGATTTAGGTGCTAGTAAAAATGCATGTTTTGCCATAAGCTGTTTGGCGACGACGCCGGAGGGGCATGCGCGCTTATTAAACAATATCTATGCCGACGATGTGATAAAGACGTTAGGGAAACTGCTGCCGTCTGAGGACAATGAAACAGGATGGTTTGCGGCAAT GACATTACGTACGGTAGCTAGTCAGCCTAGAGGTTGTATGAAGCTCAgggataatggtgaagttgtgAAAGCATTAAAG TTGATTATAGGAGACCAGAAAACAAACAGTGATCTGAAAGAGGAAGCTAAAGCCACATTAGAAATACTCAAAAGACTAGAGAAACCTCTACCTCCTAATATTGAAGTGAAAGGGCCTCATGTGGTGGAGGCAAGTTGGTCTGAAGTCACAACCCGGGGGAACTTCCCTGTCAGGTATCAGCTTTATGAAG GTGAAAAAGTAGTTTATTATGACCGTGAACCCCATGCGACTGTAAAAGGCCTTCAGCCATTTTCTCAATATTCATTCAAAATCCGTGCCATAACCGAGGGAGACGAAAGCCCCCTGAGCGAGACGATAACGATCACGACGGAGGAATCAG TACCTGGACCTCCGACCCACCTACGAATGGCTGGCTCAACAACCACCCAACTCAAAGTAGTCTGGGAGCCCCCTGATGTCCCCAATGGTATATTGAAAGGGTATTACGTTTATCAGGGACGACAATTGGTAGAATCTACATATGAGTTGAGTTCAATTATAACGGGGCTCCAACCAAGTACATCTTATGAGATTCAG GTCTGTGCTTCCACTGCTAAGGGCAAGGGGCCGAAGTCAATTGTTTGTGGAACAACGTCAGAACTAGGTGCTCATGCCCCGGATAAACCCACAGTCACTGTCCTCGGAAGAAACGAGGTTCATGTTTTATGGAGCCCTCCTGAAAACCCCATCGGGAAGATAAACCGGTACGACTTGACGGTTAATGGGAAAAACGTCTACTCAGGAACTGATCTCAGTTATACAGTGCGGCGTTTGAACCCGGATAcagaatatgcatttgttgtgaGCGCTCTCACCAACGAGGGGAGGTGTGATAGTAAACCAACCAAGAAGAAGACGAGTAAAGATGAAT ATGATGATGGTAATCGACAACCTCTCTATCCCCAACCAAAGAAAGAGAAGGAGTCTCCACCGAGACAGAAATCGGCAAAACGCAGAAAATCAAGTGTATCAAATTTAGCTGAGAATAAAGAATTGTTGCGGCGGAATTCTGCTCAGGGAAAG CGACAGTCGATATCTGAAGAAGCAGAGAAGGTGGTGAATAAAGCCGGACCGCGGCCACCATCATCAGGAGGTTCCAGTACCAGCCACCAGAGGCGATCGAGTATACCAAAGGAAGACAGATCTGAG AGACTTGCAAGTGCCAAGTCAACCAAATCGATCTCAGAGTCCGTGACTCCTTCAACTATCCAGCTGCCTCCACCGGTGCCGTCCCCACATCACATTGACTACACAGCTCCACAGTATCCACCTCACCAGCGCCTCCACCCGTCATTCCAGGAACCGTTGCAGCCGATCCAGTTTAACAG GGAAGGATCATCCATGACGGCTGCCCCTGGTATTATGTCAATTAAGATCTCAGTCAAAAACACTGGGAGTAGGAAAAAGACCTGTGTTACCATCGGTGATCGCACGACAGAATCCTCTAAATCTACTTCTCGAGTGAAAAAACG GAGTACCAGTGACATAGAACTCACCCGAAGCATGACAACACTCAACCTAGGTTTAAAAACACAACAAGGAATTCATCATAAAAAGTACCTTGACCCCGTGACCGCTGATTTAAAGAATAAACGAAACGGTCAGATCTTACAGCTGAATCCAGACATGGCTCATAGGACGAATACGTTTATAGGCAGTCATAG ACCGAACTCAAAGAAGGGATCTAAGAGCGACCGAATCCCACCAAAACAACTCACACCCCCTGGTATTCCAACACCTCCTCCTGGGTTGAACTGGCAGCCAAAGTTTCCTGCACCTCCCATGACGTTTAACAACAACGCCAAGTTTGTGCCGATGCAGTTCCGAACACAACCTGCCAATTTACCCAGTACCCTGAGGCGGGAGCTCACAAGCGTTGGAGTCTATGATAAAG CACCTGGTCTGAAGAAAATTGATGCAGTGACTAGAAGTAATACTCAAGCTGATATGAGTCGGTCTAACTATGAGAGTGAACAGAGATATGCTGTCGGAAATCAGAAAGTGACATCGGGAAAACc GTCGTCTAGTGCTTCATCGAGGAAACATCCAAGCCAGCTGTATACGTCGAAGACTCAAGGGAATCTTTACGCTGAACGTCAGTTTCCGGCACAACCTGCTGCAAGTTCACATCCACAGACAGCAAATTTACAAAGTGCCAGATAA
- the LOC135501149 gene encoding uncharacterized protein LOC135501149 isoform X3 → MSSETQKLNWLGNDYFVSLMLANEHSHSALEMLVDDLHTDKERTISQFLCHSGSEDFLWGLIRLLGDSSSRVAGNSAYIIGTLAESEFGCYRVLSLITTSQKKTDGRRVLDDLTKMLAFDDAESVMNAAGTIGTLAETHEGRQWMMGESCLIQMIDNITHLLINDNIWTASNAALVLARVTIAEEGCFKLLEHSESQSILSQLIQSLGVDEAGRGMNAAFAIGRLCDMDIGRTRLLGMLESEKMITSLAKMLSCSDLGASKNACFAISCLATTPEGHARLLNNIYADDVIKTLGKLLPSEDNETGWFAAMTLRTVASQPRGCMKLRDNGEVVKALKLIIGDQKTNSDLKEEAKATLEILKRLEKPLPPNIEVKGPHVVEASWSEVTTRGNFPVRYQLYEGEKVVYYDREPHATVKGLQPFSQYSFKIRAITEGDESPLSETITITTEESVPGPPTHLRMAGSTTTQLKVVWEPPDVPNGILKGYYVYQGRQLVESTYELSSIITGLQPSTSYEIQVCASTAKGKGPKSIVCGTTSELGAHAPDKPTVTVLGRNEVHVLWSPPENPIGKINRYDLTVNGKNVYSGTDLSYTVRRLNPDTEYAFVVSALTNEGRCDSKPTKKKTSKDEYDDGNRQPLYPQPKKEKESPPRQKSAKRRKSSVSNLAENKELLRRNSAQGKFLYNHRQSISEEAEKVVNKAGPRPPSSGGSSTSHQRRSSIPKEDRSERLASAKSTKSISESVTPSTIQLPPPVPSPHHIDYTAPQYPPHQRLHPSFQEPLQPIQFNRSTSDIELTRSMTTLNLGLKTQQGIHHKKYLDPVTADLKNKRNGQILQLNPDMAHRTNTFIGSHRPNSKKGSKSDRIPPKQLTPPGIPTPPPGLNWQPKFPAPPMTFNNNAKFVPMQFRTQPANLPSTLRRELTSVGVYDKAPGLKKIDAVTRSNTQADMSRSNYESEQRYAVGNQKVTSGKPSSSASSRKHPSQLYTSKTQGNLYAERQFPAQPAASSHPQTANLQSAR, encoded by the exons ATGTCGTCCGAAACACAGAAGTTAAATTGGTTGGGAAATGACTATTTTGTGTCCCTAATGCTTGCGAATGAACATTCGCATTCTGCTCTCGAAATGTTGGTAGACGATCTCCACACGGATAAAGAGAGAACGATCAGTCAATTTCTTTGTCATTCCGGCTCCGAAGACTTTCTATGGGGACTCATCAGACTCCTTGGAGACAGCAGTTCACG AGTTGCTGGAAACTCCGCTTACATCATTGGAACCTTAGCCGAGAGCGAGTTCGGGTGCTACAGGGTTCTCTCCCTCATCACAACAAGTCAAAAGAAGACAGATGGGCGTCGGGTGCTTGACGATCTGACTAAGATGCTGGCGTTTGATGATGCAGAAAGTGTTATGAATGCAGCAGGAACAATTGGAACTTTG GCTGAGACGCATGAAGGCCGCCAGTGGATGATGGGGGAATCGTGCCTCATTCAAATGATAGATAACATAACTCACTTATTGATTAACGACAACATTTGGACAGCTAGTAATGCAGCTCTTGTCCTAGCAAG GGTAACGATAGCAGAGGAGGGCTGCTTCAAGTTGTTAGAACACAGCGAATCACAGAGCATTCTATCTCAGTTGATACAATCGTTAGGGGTGGATGAGGCTG GGCGGGGCATGAATGCTGCGTTTGCCATTGGTCGTTTGTGTGACATGGACATTGGACGGACACGGTTATTAGGAATgctcgaatctgaaaaaatg ATCACATCACTTGCTAAGATGTTGTCATGCAGTGATTTAGGTGCTAGTAAAAATGCATGTTTTGCCATAAGCTGTTTGGCGACGACGCCGGAGGGGCATGCGCGCTTATTAAACAATATCTATGCCGACGATGTGATAAAGACGTTAGGGAAACTGCTGCCGTCTGAGGACAATGAAACAGGATGGTTTGCGGCAAT GACATTACGTACGGTAGCTAGTCAGCCTAGAGGTTGTATGAAGCTCAgggataatggtgaagttgtgAAAGCATTAAAG TTGATTATAGGAGACCAGAAAACAAACAGTGATCTGAAAGAGGAAGCTAAAGCCACATTAGAAATACTCAAAAGACTAGAGAAACCTCTACCTCCTAATATTGAAGTGAAAGGGCCTCATGTGGTGGAGGCAAGTTGGTCTGAAGTCACAACCCGGGGGAACTTCCCTGTCAGGTATCAGCTTTATGAAG GTGAAAAAGTAGTTTATTATGACCGTGAACCCCATGCGACTGTAAAAGGCCTTCAGCCATTTTCTCAATATTCATTCAAAATCCGTGCCATAACCGAGGGAGACGAAAGCCCCCTGAGCGAGACGATAACGATCACGACGGAGGAATCAG TACCTGGACCTCCGACCCACCTACGAATGGCTGGCTCAACAACCACCCAACTCAAAGTAGTCTGGGAGCCCCCTGATGTCCCCAATGGTATATTGAAAGGGTATTACGTTTATCAGGGACGACAATTGGTAGAATCTACATATGAGTTGAGTTCAATTATAACGGGGCTCCAACCAAGTACATCTTATGAGATTCAG GTCTGTGCTTCCACTGCTAAGGGCAAGGGGCCGAAGTCAATTGTTTGTGGAACAACGTCAGAACTAGGTGCTCATGCCCCGGATAAACCCACAGTCACTGTCCTCGGAAGAAACGAGGTTCATGTTTTATGGAGCCCTCCTGAAAACCCCATCGGGAAGATAAACCGGTACGACTTGACGGTTAATGGGAAAAACGTCTACTCAGGAACTGATCTCAGTTATACAGTGCGGCGTTTGAACCCGGATAcagaatatgcatttgttgtgaGCGCTCTCACCAACGAGGGGAGGTGTGATAGTAAACCAACCAAGAAGAAGACGAGTAAAGATGAAT ATGATGATGGTAATCGACAACCTCTCTATCCCCAACCAAAGAAAGAGAAGGAGTCTCCACCGAGACAGAAATCGGCAAAACGCAGAAAATCAAGTGTATCAAATTTAGCTGAGAATAAAGAATTGTTGCGGCGGAATTCTGCTCAGGGAAAG TTCCTGTACAATCAT CGACAGTCGATATCTGAAGAAGCAGAGAAGGTGGTGAATAAAGCCGGACCGCGGCCACCATCATCAGGAGGTTCCAGTACCAGCCACCAGAGGCGATCGAGTATACCAAAGGAAGACAGATCTGAG AGACTTGCAAGTGCCAAGTCAACCAAATCGATCTCAGAGTCCGTGACTCCTTCAACTATCCAGCTGCCTCCACCGGTGCCGTCCCCACATCACATTGACTACACAGCTCCACAGTATCCACCTCACCAGCGCCTCCACCCGTCATTCCAGGAACCGTTGCAGCCGATCCAGTTTAACAG GAGTACCAGTGACATAGAACTCACCCGAAGCATGACAACACTCAACCTAGGTTTAAAAACACAACAAGGAATTCATCATAAAAAGTACCTTGACCCCGTGACCGCTGATTTAAAGAATAAACGAAACGGTCAGATCTTACAGCTGAATCCAGACATGGCTCATAGGACGAATACGTTTATAGGCAGTCATAG ACCGAACTCAAAGAAGGGATCTAAGAGCGACCGAATCCCACCAAAACAACTCACACCCCCTGGTATTCCAACACCTCCTCCTGGGTTGAACTGGCAGCCAAAGTTTCCTGCACCTCCCATGACGTTTAACAACAACGCCAAGTTTGTGCCGATGCAGTTCCGAACACAACCTGCCAATTTACCCAGTACCCTGAGGCGGGAGCTCACAAGCGTTGGAGTCTATGATAAAG CACCTGGTCTGAAGAAAATTGATGCAGTGACTAGAAGTAATACTCAAGCTGATATGAGTCGGTCTAACTATGAGAGTGAACAGAGATATGCTGTCGGAAATCAGAAAGTGACATCGGGAAAACc GTCGTCTAGTGCTTCATCGAGGAAACATCCAAGCCAGCTGTATACGTCGAAGACTCAAGGGAATCTTTACGCTGAACGTCAGTTTCCGGCACAACCTGCTGCAAGTTCACATCCACAGACAGCAAATTTACAAAGTGCCAGATAA